Proteins encoded in a region of the Shewanella polaris genome:
- a CDS encoding tRNA-uridine aminocarboxypropyltransferase, translating to MSETSTKVCKPPIHAVHRLYEYRKSLSTKPYGARGKKLIRCNLCRLGELFCTCQYRQYLNTNVSFMLIMYNDEVLKPTNSGRLIADLIPDTHAFLWTRTDTDSAMLALLDHPKYQPFLVFPQQYVESDQVIVEQITAADLSIEQGQTKTPLLVMLDGSWREAIKMYRKSPYLQKMPVLSFAPDTLATYALRKGSHDFQLGTAEVAALALTAAQEPQNGLALATWFDLFVESSLLGRNRRLKETIIPISEFIDAFNQALKASHNGVE from the coding sequence ATGTCAGAAACGTCAACCAAAGTGTGCAAGCCTCCTATTCATGCTGTTCATCGTTTGTATGAATACCGTAAATCACTGTCGACAAAACCTTATGGTGCCCGCGGAAAAAAGCTAATTAGGTGTAATTTGTGCCGTTTGGGTGAATTATTTTGTACCTGTCAATATCGTCAATATTTAAATACAAACGTCAGCTTTATGTTGATAATGTATAACGATGAAGTCTTAAAACCCACCAATAGTGGCCGTTTAATTGCTGACTTAATTCCGGACACTCATGCGTTCTTATGGACTAGAACAGATACAGATAGTGCAATGTTAGCGTTATTAGATCATCCGAAATACCAACCATTTTTAGTATTTCCCCAACAATATGTTGAGAGCGATCAAGTCATTGTGGAACAAATAACGGCCGCAGACTTATCAATTGAACAAGGTCAAACTAAAACCCCACTGTTGGTAATGCTTGATGGTAGTTGGCGTGAAGCAATCAAAATGTATCGTAAAAGCCCGTATTTGCAGAAAATGCCAGTGTTATCGTTCGCACCAGATACCTTAGCAACTTATGCGCTACGTAAAGGAAGTCATGATTTTCAGCTCGGTACCGCTGAAGTCGCGGCATTGGCATTAACGGCAGCTCAAGAACCGCAAAACGGATTAGCATTAGCCACTTGGTTTGATCTGTTTGTTGAATCTTCGTTGTTGGGACGTAACCGTCGATTAAAAGAGACCATAATACCAATTTCTGAGTTTATTGATGCATTCAATCAAGCTTTAAAAGCCAGTCACAATGGCGTTGAATAG
- the eco gene encoding serine protease inhibitor ecotin gives MLKLPLSLTILLICATTIMTCLYSPFAHAANPEGKINIVSTVMNSDDYQALSATKMYPVPEAGMVQHILTLPALNNEQQYLLEVQIGQQKMVDCNKVRLIGEISSLSLPGWGYIYYQVDNIIQGPNTLMMCTEPKKEKFIVLNKSMTQPYDSRQPIVFYLPEGTDLRYRVWETASDYVFSGQ, from the coding sequence ATGCTTAAATTACCACTTTCTCTAACTATATTACTCATCTGTGCCACAACGATAATGACTTGTTTATACTCGCCATTTGCCCATGCGGCCAATCCAGAAGGTAAGATAAACATTGTTAGCACAGTAATGAATTCCGATGATTATCAAGCATTAAGCGCGACCAAAATGTATCCTGTTCCTGAGGCCGGAATGGTGCAACATATTCTCACCTTACCGGCTCTCAATAACGAGCAACAATACCTACTGGAGGTACAAATAGGCCAACAGAAAATGGTGGATTGTAATAAGGTCAGACTTATCGGAGAAATAAGCAGCTTATCATTGCCTGGTTGGGGATACATTTATTATCAAGTCGACAATATTATTCAAGGCCCTAATACGCTAATGATGTGTACAGAACCCAAAAAAGAAAAATTTATTGTTCTCAATAAAAGTATGACTCAGCCTTATGACAGTCGACAACCGATAGTTTTTTATTTACCTGAAGGTACTGATTTACGTTATCGAGTATGGGAAACTGCAAGCGATTATGTGTTTAGTGGACAATAA
- a CDS encoding RecQ family ATP-dependent DNA helicase encodes MTPLAHQQVLKADDNALALDHQGLHQLLQQQFGFDGFREGQQAVIETILSGHSALAIFPTGSGKSLCYQFCAQQLPHLTLVISPLLALMKDQLAFLASKGIAAASIDSSLTYDQTQQVMRDVREQRTRILMVSVERFKNERFRQFLKSVPISLLVVDEAHCISEWGHNFRPDYLKIPQYCQEFSIPQSLLLTATATEQVKLDMAKRFGLSTQQVIQTGFYRANLDLSVIAISQQHKLAQLVETVKEYTGAGIVYVTLQKTAEDVAAHLIRQGINAAAYHAGMDQTVRQRIQQQFMDNQIQVIVATIAFGMGIDKSDIRFVIHFDLPKSIENYSQEIGRAGRDGHLSHCVTLANLDGLNTVENFVYGDTPEPHNIDQLLTIIANETENGRWEVQESPLSTACNIRSLPLKTLFVQLELLGVIRPSYAYFAEFKYRFVEDQQLILSRFNDDRQQFLNQIFSHTQFKKVWGALDFDSLYQQHGCDRQRVVAALDYLADQNSIILETKKITQVYDVQQQALATPQQLQQLTSQLSQYFSDNEHKEIVRIGKLVDFFQLDRCLSANLAQYFDDHSVPQACGHCSVCRGQIAILSKQALAPLPDSATVTTLLEPLTLVAQAKSLPTPSIATQAKFLAGMVMPMFSRLKVKQLEGFGRFSAYRYQDILDTVKKVNS; translated from the coding sequence ATGACCCCTTTAGCACACCAACAAGTCTTAAAAGCAGACGACAATGCACTGGCTCTTGATCATCAGGGGTTGCATCAATTATTACAGCAACAATTTGGTTTTGATGGGTTTAGAGAAGGCCAACAAGCGGTTATTGAAACCATATTATCTGGTCATTCAGCGTTAGCCATTTTCCCGACAGGTTCAGGTAAGTCATTGTGTTATCAGTTTTGTGCTCAGCAATTACCTCATTTGACCTTGGTTATTTCACCTTTATTAGCATTGATGAAAGATCAGTTGGCTTTTTTAGCAAGTAAGGGTATTGCGGCTGCCAGTATCGATTCAAGTTTAACCTATGATCAAACTCAACAAGTCATGCGTGATGTTCGTGAGCAACGCACACGGATTTTAATGGTGTCCGTTGAACGTTTTAAGAATGAACGATTTAGGCAATTCCTTAAGTCTGTTCCGATTTCTCTGCTGGTGGTTGATGAAGCGCATTGTATTTCTGAATGGGGGCATAATTTTAGGCCCGACTATTTAAAAATTCCGCAATACTGTCAAGAATTTTCAATTCCTCAAAGTTTACTATTGACCGCAACGGCGACAGAACAAGTTAAATTGGATATGGCTAAGCGTTTTGGTTTATCAACACAACAGGTGATACAAACCGGTTTTTATCGAGCTAACTTAGATTTGTCAGTTATTGCCATCAGCCAGCAGCATAAGCTCGCTCAGCTTGTCGAGACCGTAAAAGAGTATACTGGTGCCGGTATTGTCTATGTAACCTTACAGAAGACTGCTGAGGACGTAGCAGCACACTTAATACGTCAAGGTATCAATGCTGCTGCTTATCACGCGGGTATGGATCAAACTGTCCGTCAACGTATTCAACAACAATTTATGGACAATCAAATTCAAGTAATAGTGGCTACAATTGCATTTGGAATGGGTATTGATAAATCAGATATTCGATTTGTTATTCATTTTGATTTACCTAAGTCTATCGAAAATTATAGCCAAGAGATTGGCCGAGCAGGGCGAGATGGACATTTGTCTCATTGTGTTACGTTAGCTAACTTAGACGGATTGAATACTGTTGAGAATTTTGTTTACGGTGATACGCCTGAACCACACAATATTGATCAGTTGTTAACTATAATCGCGAATGAGACCGAGAATGGCCGTTGGGAAGTACAAGAATCACCATTGTCTACAGCGTGTAATATTCGATCATTGCCGTTGAAAACTCTCTTTGTGCAATTAGAATTATTAGGTGTGATCCGTCCAAGTTATGCTTATTTTGCAGAATTTAAATATCGGTTTGTAGAAGATCAACAGCTTATTCTTAGTCGATTCAATGACGATCGCCAGCAGTTTCTGAATCAGATTTTTAGCCATACACAATTTAAAAAGGTATGGGGCGCTCTCGATTTCGATAGTTTATATCAACAACATGGCTGTGATCGACAGCGGGTTGTCGCAGCATTAGATTATTTAGCTGATCAGAATTCGATAATTCTTGAAACAAAAAAAATCACTCAAGTGTATGATGTACAACAGCAGGCACTAGCAACCCCGCAGCAATTACAACAATTGACATCGCAACTCAGTCAATATTTTAGTGACAATGAACATAAAGAAATTGTACGGATTGGTAAGCTAGTCGATTTTTTTCAGCTTGATCGTTGTTTAAGTGCCAATTTAGCTCAATATTTCGATGATCACTCGGTGCCACAAGCCTGTGGACACTGCAGCGTTTGTCGTGGGCAAATTGCAATATTATCAAAACAAGCTTTGGCTCCGTTACCAGACTCAGCCACTGTTACAACATTGCTTGAACCATTAACGTTAGTGGCTCAGGCAAAATCGTTACCCACTCCATCCATTGCTACGCAGGCTAAATTCCTTGCTGGAATGGTCATGCCAATGTTTAGTCGCTTGAAAGTTAAGCAATTAGAAGGTTTTGGACGTTTTAGTGCTTATCGATATCAAGATATTCTGGATACTGTTAAGAAGGTAAATTCATGA
- a CDS encoding efflux RND transporter permease subunit: MADTNKGIIAWFARNSVAANLLMIIIILGGLLTANTIRKQFFPAVEVNWIQFSAVYPGTAPQEVEEGITIKIEQALESVQGLKRVITYSNRNMAQGYFQVEDAYDPQVVLEEVKSEIDSISTFPGGMEPPKVERIKFRQEVMYLSLYGDLNQKQLKDLGERINDEIMQLPGVNISEYYSGLSYEIGIEVSKDRLREFGLTFNDVAEAVRGYSRNMSAGQIKAENGYINLRVQNQAYVGYEFEQLPLLTLDDGTKILLGDIASVNDGFEEGIQYSKFNGKNSVTFFIGAAKNQSITDVADTINTFVEKQQKILPQGVKLEPWVDMTYYLDGRLQLMLDSMKSGAILVFIMLALFLRVRLAFWVMMGLPVCFLGTLLFMPMGFIDVTINVISLFAFILVLGIVVDDAIVMGESAHSESEEHGQSIESVIRGVKKVAMPATFGVLTTIAAFLPITMDDGPSSAFGQAIGFIVILCLLFSLIESKLILPAHLAHMKKPTIVKPGSKNPIDWLRNGVNFVQGKIDRGLNIFIKSVYRPSLELAVEYRYAVIMLFISLILLCVGLYMGGVIRFIGQPKIPHDFPRVTVEMNVDASEKSTLAAALAIEQTLYDVDKKIEQQYGQKMISDMQVDLKGQTTAEVMTKLVDPSLRPMDTFALADLWRKAMPQIPGVKSFSIQDSLIGGGREDGDISFRLEGKDEAQLVAASLALKDKLNSLKGVSDVNDSRQSSAKEVQFQLKPLANALGLTLANIASQVGNSFYGLEAQRIIRNGEEIKVMLRYPEEQRNSIALVQDVMINTPQGAELPLSEVAEIKVVQGVNSIRRENGNRTINVWANVDADQTEPFKLAKDIRDNFMPELLTKYPRVHSEVSGSIQEQLDSADTQMRDFILSLLLIYSLLAIPLRSYIQPVMIMSVIPFGVIGSVMGHLILGIDLSVLSMFGIIAAAGVVVNDSLVMVDYVNNSRKAGVPMKQAVLNAGCRRFRAIMLTSLTTFIGLVPIMAETSMQAQMVIPMAVSLAFGVLFATVVTLCLIPCLYIAIEDGKALIRKVINIYAPAPANTATEQY; this comes from the coding sequence ATGGCAGATACTAATAAAGGCATCATTGCTTGGTTTGCCCGCAATAGTGTGGCAGCAAATTTATTGATGATCATCATCATACTTGGCGGCTTATTAACCGCCAATACCATCCGCAAGCAGTTCTTCCCAGCAGTTGAAGTTAATTGGATACAATTCAGCGCAGTTTATCCAGGTACTGCACCACAAGAAGTGGAAGAAGGCATTACCATTAAAATTGAACAAGCCTTAGAAAGTGTTCAAGGATTAAAACGGGTCATTACGTATTCTAACCGCAATATGGCGCAGGGATATTTTCAGGTTGAAGATGCCTACGACCCACAGGTCGTATTAGAAGAAGTAAAGTCAGAAATTGACTCAATCTCAACCTTCCCCGGCGGCATGGAGCCTCCAAAAGTTGAACGGATTAAATTTCGCCAAGAAGTGATGTATTTAAGCCTTTATGGTGACTTAAACCAAAAGCAACTCAAAGATTTAGGTGAACGCATTAATGATGAAATCATGCAACTGCCTGGCGTTAACATTAGCGAATACTATAGCGGTTTGAGTTATGAAATTGGCATAGAGGTCAGTAAAGACCGTTTGCGCGAATTTGGCTTAACATTTAACGATGTGGCTGAGGCCGTTCGTGGTTATTCACGCAACATGTCTGCTGGACAAATTAAAGCAGAAAATGGCTACATCAATTTACGTGTTCAAAACCAAGCCTATGTTGGTTACGAGTTTGAGCAGCTGCCGTTATTAACCTTAGATGATGGAACTAAGATTTTATTGGGTGATATTGCCAGCGTAAATGATGGTTTTGAAGAAGGCATTCAATACTCAAAATTTAATGGCAAAAATTCAGTGACCTTTTTCATTGGTGCAGCTAAGAATCAAAGTATTACCGATGTTGCTGATACTATTAATACTTTTGTTGAAAAACAACAAAAAATACTACCACAAGGTGTAAAGCTCGAACCTTGGGTAGACATGACTTACTACTTAGATGGTCGTTTACAGTTAATGCTCGACAGCATGAAGAGTGGTGCGATATTAGTCTTTATTATGTTGGCTTTATTTTTACGGGTTCGATTAGCTTTTTGGGTGATGATGGGTCTGCCAGTGTGTTTCTTAGGCACTCTACTTTTTATGCCAATGGGTTTTATCGACGTCACCATTAATGTTATTAGCTTATTCGCCTTTATTTTAGTGCTGGGGATAGTGGTCGACGATGCCATTGTGATGGGCGAAAGTGCCCACAGTGAATCTGAAGAACACGGTCAAAGCATTGAAAGCGTTATTCGCGGCGTTAAAAAAGTCGCTATGCCTGCAACTTTTGGGGTCCTGACGACTATTGCAGCGTTCTTACCCATCACAATGGATGACGGCCCCTCTTCGGCATTTGGCCAAGCAATTGGTTTTATTGTTATTTTATGTTTATTGTTTTCATTAATAGAATCAAAGTTGATTTTACCTGCGCATTTAGCACATATGAAAAAACCAACAATCGTTAAACCCGGCTCAAAGAACCCAATAGATTGGCTGCGTAACGGCGTCAATTTTGTTCAAGGCAAAATTGATCGTGGTTTAAATATCTTTATTAAATCTGTCTATCGCCCTTCCCTAGAATTAGCCGTTGAGTATCGCTATGCGGTTATTATGCTATTTATTAGTTTGATCTTGCTCTGTGTTGGGCTGTATATGGGCGGTGTCATCCGCTTTATCGGTCAACCTAAAATTCCACATGACTTTCCAAGAGTCACAGTTGAGATGAATGTTGATGCATCAGAAAAGTCGACGCTAGCTGCGGCATTAGCTATTGAGCAGACGTTATATGATGTTGATAAAAAAATAGAACAACAATACGGTCAGAAAATGATTTCTGATATGCAGGTTGATCTAAAAGGGCAAACTACTGCTGAAGTGATGACCAAATTAGTCGACCCATCACTCAGACCAATGGATACTTTTGCTTTAGCTGATTTATGGCGTAAGGCGATGCCACAAATTCCAGGGGTTAAATCGTTCAGCATTCAAGACAGCTTAATAGGCGGCGGTCGTGAAGACGGTGATATTAGCTTCAGACTTGAAGGTAAAGATGAAGCTCAGTTAGTAGCAGCGTCATTAGCCCTTAAAGACAAGCTTAATTCACTTAAAGGCGTCAGCGATGTTAACGACAGTCGTCAATCTAGTGCCAAAGAAGTACAGTTCCAATTGAAACCGTTAGCCAACGCATTGGGCTTAACCTTAGCCAATATTGCTTCGCAAGTGGGGAACAGTTTTTACGGTCTTGAAGCACAGCGTATAATTCGCAATGGTGAAGAGATCAAAGTGATGCTTCGTTATCCGGAAGAACAGCGTAATTCAATTGCACTGGTTCAAGATGTCATGATTAACACCCCACAAGGTGCTGAGTTACCCTTATCTGAAGTGGCGGAAATTAAAGTGGTTCAAGGCGTTAACAGTATCCGCCGCGAAAATGGTAACCGCACCATTAATGTCTGGGCCAATGTTGATGCTGATCAGACAGAACCGTTTAAATTGGCGAAGGATATCCGTGATAACTTTATGCCAGAGTTACTGACAAAATACCCTCGTGTGCATAGTGAAGTTTCTGGCAGTATTCAAGAGCAATTAGACAGCGCAGATACCCAAATGCGTGACTTTATTTTATCGCTATTGCTCATATACAGCTTGTTAGCTATTCCACTACGCTCATATATTCAGCCCGTTATGATCATGTCCGTTATCCCGTTTGGTGTTATCGGATCGGTTATGGGACATCTTATCTTAGGCATAGATTTAAGTGTGTTATCGATGTTCGGTATTATTGCCGCTGCGGGTGTAGTAGTGAATGACTCGTTAGTGATGGTGGACTATGTCAATAACTCCAGAAAAGCTGGCGTGCCGATGAAACAGGCTGTTCTTAATGCTGGTTGCCGCCGTTTTAGGGCTATCATGCTTACCTCATTGACAACATTTATTGGGTTAGTGCCAATTATGGCAGAGACCAGCATGCAAGCCCAAATGGTGATCCCTATGGCGGTATCATTAGCCTTTGGGGTACTGTTTGCGACTGTGGTGACCTTATGCCTCATTCCATGTTTGTATATTGCCATTGAAGACGGAAAAGCATTGATCCGCAAAGTTATCAATATATATGCCCCTGCCCCAGCTAATACTGCAACCGAGCAGTATTAA
- a CDS encoding efflux RND transporter periplasmic adaptor subunit has translation MATKKQIILPIIVLGIGIAGLVGIAALKKPPEEKPPLDTTPLVSVETIEYKPMTFSVSSYGVVAAKYDTELVSQVSGEIIYLADKFVKGGFVKKGEILAKIDPSDYDAGLLDAQANLASSKATMVQERANAEVAIREWAEITSSKPTDLSLRKPQLAQELAKLKSAEAGLLRAQRDLERTIIRAPYDALISSREIGLGAYVTTGSKLGHVYNTDTAEIRLPLADKEMQYLDRKGTHAEVRLVGNFAGSKQQWIGKIVRSEGVVDSKSRMTYLVAEVDDPYGLNSDKNELRFGTYVTAHVEGNDAGKVAIIPRHLIVNGLVAVMDNDKTLRYKPVTIIRQQGADVVISDGLASGTQVITSALDYPMEGMKLALPEDKIQQEESLETKQTELAMEGE, from the coding sequence GTGGCTACTAAAAAGCAAATCATATTACCCATCATAGTATTAGGCATTGGTATAGCCGGTTTAGTTGGGATAGCTGCATTAAAAAAGCCCCCTGAAGAAAAGCCCCCACTTGATACCACACCATTAGTGTCTGTTGAAACAATAGAATATAAACCCATGACCTTTTCGGTAAGCTCATACGGTGTAGTTGCAGCCAAATATGATACTGAACTTGTTTCGCAAGTTAGCGGTGAAATCATTTATTTAGCCGATAAATTCGTTAAAGGCGGTTTTGTCAAAAAAGGCGAGATATTGGCTAAGATTGATCCAAGTGATTATGACGCAGGATTATTAGATGCACAGGCTAATCTTGCCTCATCAAAAGCCACTATGGTTCAAGAACGTGCTAATGCAGAAGTTGCTATTCGTGAATGGGCAGAAATAACCAGCAGTAAACCAACAGATCTTAGTTTACGTAAACCGCAATTGGCACAAGAATTAGCAAAGTTAAAAAGTGCCGAAGCGGGTTTACTTCGTGCGCAACGTGATCTGGAACGCACCATTATCCGCGCCCCGTATGATGCACTTATTTCCAGCCGTGAAATTGGCTTAGGTGCATACGTCACCACAGGCAGCAAACTTGGCCACGTTTACAATACAGATACAGCAGAAATTCGTTTGCCTTTAGCTGACAAAGAAATGCAATACCTAGATCGAAAAGGCACCCATGCAGAAGTGCGTTTAGTCGGTAACTTTGCTGGCAGTAAACAACAATGGATCGGTAAAATAGTCCGCAGTGAAGGGGTGGTTGACAGTAAAAGTCGAATGACTTATCTGGTTGCTGAAGTTGATGATCCATACGGACTTAACAGCGATAAAAACGAATTACGTTTTGGCACTTATGTAACCGCTCATGTTGAAGGCAATGATGCTGGTAAAGTGGCCATTATTCCACGTCATTTAATCGTCAATGGCTTAGTCGCTGTTATGGATAACGATAAAACATTACGTTATAAACCGGTGACCATTATTCGCCAACAAGGTGCTGACGTAGTTATTTCTGATGGATTAGCATCAGGAACACAAGTGATTACATCTGCACTTGATTATCCAATGGAAGGCATGAAGCTGGCTCTGCCAGAAGATAAAATCCAACAAGAAGAGTCACTAGAAACCAAACAGACTGAACTTGCAATGGAAGGTGAGTAA
- a CDS encoding bifunctional acetate--CoA ligase family protein/GNAT family N-acetyltransferase: MSQRSINALFKPTSVAVIGASNGNKRAGKAIMKNLLSSGFSGPIMPVTPKYTAVMGVLAYPNIEALPIKPDLAIICTNALKIPRIVERLAQFGCKVAIIIASGMASQTDENGNNLLDLTKQYAKRYGMRLLGPNSLGMILPTIGLNASLAHAGAIQGKIAFVSQSAAICTTVLDWANNKGIGFSSFISLGDATDIDFDELLDYLGRDSKTSAIMLYIDSINEKRHFLSAARAASRNKPIFVIKSGRSREGVQAAMLHTGGVGGNDAVYEAAFRRAGMLRVNDLIELFAAVESLAHSAQLKGERLVIMSNGGGPAVLAADELIIKGGKLAKLSDKTVDELNAILPSTWSKQNPIDMIGDADSQRYADTLKVLMSSNDTDTILVLHSPSVLGESVEIANSIIDTINQHPHRHRLNILTNWSGEDSAYLARKRFTKGGIPTYRTPEGAVRAFMHMVEYSRNQKLLQEVPQSIPDNIPTDSKTARALLQRALDNGQTVVETHQAGDILKAYGLNTIDTRFVKDVDEAVNVANQVGYPVALKVQSPDLLYKSDVHGVVLNLDSDEDVSHAAHSIIDRVHQINPSAKIDGLIIQKMALTAGAQEIRVSVINDPVFGPAICLGEGGSEWDPTRDAAVALPPLNMALARYMVIQALKTQKLHDRHLPLGLDMNALCVMLTQISHLIIDCPEIAEIDINPVLAAGEKITLLDVNMRLHDTPQDNINRLAILPYPKELEQSTTLKNGLHVMLRPILPEDEPKHLDFDNSLSDEDRYKRYFGVRSQMTHEEMAVLTQIDYSREMAFIATTMTEDGEELTLGAVRASIDPDNTEAEFAMAVRSNYQGIGLGKLLLEKLIAYYKTNNTIALTGFTMFENRNMANLAKSLGFTVSFDMEEHLIKMQMQLQPKEK; the protein is encoded by the coding sequence ATGAGTCAACGCAGCATTAATGCCTTGTTTAAACCCACTTCAGTAGCGGTTATTGGCGCCTCAAATGGTAATAAGCGCGCGGGTAAAGCAATCATGAAAAACCTGCTTTCTAGCGGTTTTTCTGGACCAATAATGCCCGTCACCCCTAAGTACACAGCAGTTATGGGCGTATTGGCTTATCCCAATATTGAAGCATTACCCATTAAACCCGATTTGGCCATCATTTGTACTAATGCATTAAAAATTCCTCGTATCGTTGAGCGCTTAGCTCAGTTTGGTTGCAAAGTGGCTATTATTATTGCCTCGGGTATGGCATCTCAAACAGACGAAAATGGTAATAACCTACTAGATTTAACCAAACAATATGCCAAGCGATACGGCATGCGTTTGTTAGGCCCAAATAGTCTGGGGATGATTTTACCTACGATAGGGCTTAACGCCAGTTTAGCGCATGCTGGTGCAATTCAGGGGAAGATAGCCTTTGTCTCACAGTCAGCGGCAATCTGCACCACAGTTCTGGATTGGGCCAACAATAAAGGTATTGGCTTTTCATCATTTATATCATTGGGTGATGCCACCGATATTGACTTTGATGAGTTACTTGACTATTTAGGCCGTGACAGTAAAACCAGCGCCATTATGTTGTATATCGATTCGATTAATGAAAAACGTCATTTTTTATCAGCTGCCCGTGCCGCCTCACGTAATAAACCTATTTTTGTGATTAAATCTGGTCGCAGTCGTGAAGGAGTACAAGCTGCAATGCTTCATACTGGTGGCGTTGGCGGCAATGATGCTGTTTATGAAGCAGCCTTTAGACGTGCTGGTATGTTAAGAGTTAATGATTTAATCGAATTGTTTGCAGCAGTTGAAAGTCTTGCTCATTCGGCTCAGCTTAAAGGTGAGCGATTGGTCATTATGAGTAATGGCGGTGGCCCAGCAGTGCTTGCCGCAGATGAATTAATCATAAAAGGTGGTAAATTAGCTAAGTTGTCAGATAAAACCGTCGATGAACTTAATGCTATTTTACCCAGCACCTGGTCTAAACAAAATCCTATCGACATGATTGGCGATGCCGATAGTCAGCGCTATGCAGACACATTAAAAGTTCTGATGAGCAGTAATGATACAGATACTATTCTGGTGCTACATTCACCGTCTGTGTTAGGAGAAAGTGTTGAAATTGCCAACAGTATTATTGACACCATTAATCAACATCCTCATCGACATCGATTAAATATTCTCACTAACTGGAGCGGCGAAGATTCGGCTTATCTTGCCCGCAAGCGTTTCACTAAAGGAGGTATACCGACCTATCGGACCCCAGAAGGTGCAGTGAGAGCTTTTATGCACATGGTTGAATACAGTCGCAACCAAAAATTATTACAAGAAGTGCCGCAGTCAATACCTGATAACATTCCCACCGACAGCAAAACCGCACGAGCATTATTGCAACGCGCATTAGATAATGGTCAAACAGTGGTTGAAACCCATCAAGCCGGAGATATATTAAAAGCTTACGGCCTAAATACCATTGATACTCGTTTTGTTAAAGACGTAGATGAAGCGGTAAATGTTGCCAACCAAGTGGGATATCCGGTGGCATTAAAAGTACAATCGCCCGACTTGCTGTATAAATCTGATGTTCATGGTGTGGTGTTAAATTTAGACTCAGACGAAGATGTTAGTCACGCGGCGCATTCGATTATAGATCGTGTGCATCAAATTAATCCTTCGGCCAAAATTGACGGATTAATTATTCAAAAAATGGCCTTAACTGCTGGCGCGCAAGAAATTAGAGTGTCGGTGATTAATGATCCAGTATTTGGCCCAGCTATCTGTTTAGGTGAAGGTGGATCTGAATGGGACCCTACACGTGATGCAGCCGTTGCCCTGCCTCCGTTGAATATGGCGTTGGCACGTTACATGGTGATCCAAGCGCTTAAAACGCAAAAATTGCATGACCGTCATTTACCACTTGGTCTCGACATGAATGCCTTGTGCGTAATGCTAACTCAAATTTCGCACTTGATAATTGATTGTCCTGAAATAGCTGAAATAGACATTAATCCTGTTTTGGCTGCTGGTGAGAAAATAACATTATTAGACGTTAATATGCGCTTGCATGATACCCCACAAGACAACATTAACCGATTGGCTATTTTGCCTTACCCTAAAGAATTAGAACAATCCACCACCTTAAAAAATGGCCTTCATGTCATGTTAAGACCCATTCTGCCAGAAGATGAACCCAAGCACTTGGACTTTGATAATTCATTAAGTGATGAAGACAGATACAAACGTTATTTTGGAGTCAGATCGCAAATGACGCATGAAGAAATGGCGGTGTTAACTCAAATTGATTATTCACGTGAAATGGCATTTATTGCAACCACTATGACAGAAGATGGTGAAGAGCTTACTTTAGGGGCTGTAAGAGCCTCTATCGACCCCGACAATACTGAAGCCGAGTTTGCCATGGCGGTACGTAGTAATTATCAAGGTATTGGCTTAGGTAAATTATTGCTTGAAAAACTCATCGCCTACTACAAAACCAACAATACAATTGCATTAACTGGATTTACTATGTTTGAAAATCGTAACATGGCGAATTTAGCTAAATCGCTTGGCTTTACCGTATCATTTGATATGGAAGAACATCTCATTAAAATGCAAATGCAACTTCAACCCAAAGAAAAATAA